Proteins encoded within one genomic window of Besnoitia besnoiti strain Bb-Ger1 chromosome II, whole genome shotgun sequence:
- a CDS encoding hypothetical protein (encoded by transcript BESB_037080), which produces MLGSQPSAPPSSSEKSCKRTGPELNARLSKTRLCRFVTSGRMCPFGSSCTYAHSDAELVPSPNLAKTKVCWSNMYGRCARGSECPYAHNEEELRRLPRLAIPLKSGAPLPPSSPYVVYYSEDNPTVRPALLHEQRTARGPAPAARSPEIMWPKGSAGANVEYVSWTSDDDTISGSASTRSSHQRQNSAGSRQDNSEIDSATQSTGHGFGGAALCSSVSSAPLGCSAVGDVPEASQAGGLDEAAGQQTHPWGAFSAPYIPAGRLPLSHEGQRPVQSKQMPLLSHTREYGVATSGSGLQHSPQADGLLDDQRAVHYSIHDWLLDESGIHPDGTRLVSCAPSAGGHGMALREPLDAYPFVPTVQREKGASLLGRQPWPLKTPGSADQKAAVTADFESTRQVSNPIVRWTDSLPDLRGDWLDRIKLHDCVSIR; this is translated from the coding sequence GAAAACGCGACTTTGCCGTTTTGTTACATCAGGCCGCATGTGCCCGTTTGGGTCTTCGTGCACGTATGCTCACTCCGATGCTGAGCTGGTGCCCTCGCCAAATCTAGCGAAAACGAAAGTGTGCTGGAGCAACATGTACGGAAGGTGTGCGAGAGGTTCAGAGTGCCCATATGCCCACAACGAAGAGGAGCTTCGTCGCTTACCGCGGCTGGCCATTCCATTGAAGTCTGGCGCGCCGTTACCTCCCAGTTCACCGTACGTCGTTTACTACTCAGAGGACAATCCCACAGTCCGTCCAGCGCTTCTTCACGAACAGCGCACTGCACGTGgaccggcgcctgcagcccgcTCTCCAGAAATTATGTGGCCGAAAGGCTCCGCTGGCGCCAACGTGGAATATGTCTCTTGGACTTCTGACGACGACACGATCAGCGGTTCAGCATCGACACGCTCTTCACATCAAAGGCAAAATTCAGCCGGCAGCCGCCAGGACAACTCAGAGATTGATTCAGCTACACAGTCGACTGGGCatggcttcggcggcgcagcgttGTGTTCATCTGTatcttccgcgcctctcggaTGTAGCGCGGTGGGCGACGTGCCAGAGGCCTCTCAGGCAGGAGGTCTGGATGAGGCAGCAGGGCAGCAGACGCACCCCTGGGGTGCCTTCTCCGCACCTTACATCCCTGCCGGCCGGCTTCCCTTGTCACACGAGGGTCAGCGTCCGGTGCAGTCCAAACAGATGCCTCTTCTGTCCCATACACGCGAATATGGCGTGGCGACGTCGGGTTCCGGTCTTCAACATAGTCCTCAAGCTGACGGTTTGCTGGACGACCAGCGAGCTGTACATTATTCCATTCATGACTGGTTGTTAGACGAAAGTGGGATTCACCCTGACGGAACAAGACTTGTGTCGTGCGCACCGTCAGCAGGGGGACACGGGATGGCTCTGCGAGAGCCGCTGGATGCCTATCCTTTCGTACCGACAGTCCAACGTGAGAAAGGCGCGAGTTTGCTGGGACGACAGCCCTGGCCGCTGAAGACACCTGGGTCAGCCGATCAGAAAGCGGCAGTGACGGCAGATTTCGAATCAACTCGGCAAGTGAGCAATCCGATCGTTCGGTGGACCGACTCCTTACCCGATCTACGCGGAGACTGGCTAGACCGTATCAAACTCCATGACTGCGTGTCGATCCGGTAG